The sequence aaccactaggctacaacaggcCCACCAGCTATTTAACAACTGCAAGAATGAAAAGAACCCAAGTGGTTCACTGCAGTGCAAGAGCGGCACCCTGGGTATAAGGTGGGTATTCGGGGGGGGCCTGCCCTTCCAGGGGGGTTCTATCATGCGCCCTCAAAGCCACGACACTGAAGAAGGTTCCAAAAAAGCTATAGAACACTGGCATGACACACCCAGGATCACGGCTTCAATGAAAAGCAGCTGTGCCAACAAATGAGCTGGcaagtctgagagagagagaaaccgtCATATATAGAAAaaccttccacctggagcgaattaaaaAATTAGCATCAAAAGTAGCTAAATGATACTGGCATCTTGAGTGTGTGGTATGTGGGTTGGATTGCAGCCCTCTGTAGTTGGCATGGAACATGAAACGtgactttaataaataataattaaatacataaaactgTCTTAATTGATGaccttgtttcttttttttagggCATTTTTAAGGCTGTGTGAGGCTGGCACTCACCGGGCCTGGCCAGATTCGGCGAATATTGACCTCTCACCCCCTGCTTTGATGAGGTAACCCCAGGCAACAGATAACCAACCCCGCCCGACATCCCGCTGAGGAACCATGGGCCAAAAGATCTCCGGGAGCATCAAGTCAGTGGATGTACGAGGCGAGCCCTCCTACCGGCCTCTTCGGAGGGAGCTCAGGGGCCCGGATTTCTTTAAACCGGCCCGACTGGACCTGCTGCTGGACATGCCGCCGGCGTCGGCCGAGCTCCAGCTCCAGCACGCGTGGAACACCGACGACCGCTCGCTCAACATCTTCATCAAGGACGACGACAAGCTGACCTTCCACAGGCACCCGGTGGCTCAGAGCACGGACTGCATCCGGGGCCGCGTCGGCTACACGAGAGGGCTCCACGTCTGGCGCATACACTGGCCCACCCGGCAGCGCGGGACTCACGCCGTGGTGGGCGTGGCCACGTCCGAGGCGCCTCTGCATTCGGTGGGATATACCTCTCTGGTGGGCAGCGACAACGAGTCCTGGGGCTGGGACCTGGGACGCAACAAGCTTTACCACAACAGCAAAAACAGGCCGGTGGCGGCGGCGGCCACGTACCCGAGCTTCCTGGAGCCCGAGGAGGCGTTCGTGCTCCCGGACACcctggtggtggtgctggataTGGACGAGGGGACACTCAGTTTCATGGTGGACGGACAGTACCTCGGAGTGGCCTTCAGAGGACTTAAGGGGAAAAAGCTGTACCCCATCGTTAGTGCTGTTTGGGGACACTGTGAGATCACCATGCGCTACATCAACGGCTTGGATCGtaagtattttttttctgtttaacgTCGACTAACATGCCCACAGCTTTTCCAGACATGGTAGAAGCAAAACTATCTTTTAAAAGGTCATTTGGAGTTCCCAGTGTGGCACAAAAACATACCGAGCCTTTCCCAGCCGTTCGGATATCAAAGCGCTGACACAGCCAGTAAAGAACTGAAAAACCTGGCTTTGATTTTTGCTTTTATGAGGCTAGTGACTTCATCAGTGGCTTCATCAACATCTTTTTTAAAggtatacactgtaaaataagCAAACCGTTAGCAGAGCAAGTTGTATCTGGCTGCTCGCTGCCGTGTTTGTTTATATATGAAGTGTTTCTGAATTTATGATTTAGAAATAAATCAAAAGTCTTGCAGTGCGATATATGAACTACTGTggtatacagtactgtaacgGGGTGGTAGGGACATTAGAGTGAGACAAACTTAATCCCTAGACTTAATCTGGTCTCAAGTACAAGAGTCTAATTTTATATATAGGCGAGgacaagcaattaagggttaagggccttgctaaagggtccaacagtggcaacctggcagagatggggtttgattactaatccagtaccttaaccactaggctacaacggtACTCGGAATATAGatttttaaatcttttcatttacattttcaacatttgaAGGATGTTTTtgtctaaagcgacttacagaactgtgacggtatgttgtctaagcaattgagagttaagggccttgctcaagggcccaatagtgacaacctggcagtgatcttttgattactagtccagtaccttaaccactaggctacaactgccccacgTGTGTACAGAAATGCacattatatat is a genomic window of Trichomycterus rosablanca isolate fTriRos1 chromosome 4, fTriRos1.hap1, whole genome shotgun sequence containing:
- the spsb4a gene encoding SPRY domain-containing SOCS box protein 4a: MGQKISGSIKSVDVRGEPSYRPLRRELRGPDFFKPARLDLLLDMPPASAELQLQHAWNTDDRSLNIFIKDDDKLTFHRHPVAQSTDCIRGRVGYTRGLHVWRIHWPTRQRGTHAVVGVATSEAPLHSVGYTSLVGSDNESWGWDLGRNKLYHNSKNRPVAAAATYPSFLEPEEAFVLPDTLVVVLDMDEGTLSFMVDGQYLGVAFRGLKGKKLYPIVSAVWGHCEITMRYINGLDPEPLPLMDLCRRAARLALGRERLQQIEALPLPQSLKDYLQYQ